The sequence below is a genomic window from Papaver somniferum cultivar HN1 unplaced genomic scaffold, ASM357369v1 unplaced-scaffold_25080, whole genome shotgun sequence.
ATGGCAAACTCTAAACTCATACTTTTACTGTGTCTCTTTGCTTGGTCTTTCTCTCGTGCAttagcctttgagcccagtcCTATACAGGATTTTTGTGTCGCTGACAAAACTTCatcaggtatatatatatattttcgctAGCTTTTACCGTCTTAATTTCCTGTCGTCTCTCTCTTATTTCAAGTTTCCCCGTTAATGTAATTGTTTCTAAATATCGCAGCACGTGAATGGCATGGTGTGCAAAGACCCAAAACTCGCTGAGGCAAATGATTTCTTCTTCCCTGGCCTCCATATTCCAGGAAACACGTCAAACACTCAAGGATCAAAGGTTACCCCAGTAAATGTAGTTCAGATTCCTGGACTGAACACTCTTGGAATTTCCTTGGTACGCATCGACTATGCACCATGGGGTATGAACCCTCCACATACGCACCCAAGAGCTACTGAGATATTGACAGTCTTGGAAGGCACTCTTGAAGTTGGTTTCGTCACCTCAAATCCAGACAACATTCTAATCAGAAAGATCCTTACGAAGGGATATGTGTTTGTATTCCCTATAGGACTCATTCACTACCAACGTAATATTGGACATGTTAATGCAGTTGCAATTGCAGCCTTGAGCAGCCAAAACCCTGGTGCTATTACTATCGCTAATTCTGTTTTCGGAT
It includes:
- the LOC113341206 gene encoding putative germin-like protein 2-1 is translated as MANSKLILLLCLFAWSFSRALAFEPSPIQDFCVADKTSSGIVNGMVCKDPKLAEANDFFFPGLHIPGNTSNTQGSKVTPVNVVQIPGLNTLGISLVRIDYAPWGMNPPHTHPRATEILTVLEGTLEVGFVTSNPDNILIRKILTKGYVFVFPIGLIHYQRNIGHVNAVAIAALSSQNPGAITIANSVFGSKPDI